The genomic segment tccggttgatttagtagtcccctaggtgagatccgacgagATCACCGTAAgaggggtatgagcatgctattttcattgggcgccggatgaccgataccgccccttgaccgaggtgttaccatgcgggccttgcaaactcCAATAtagtggcctcttcactggtttagtaccccagtgtgttagtttttcccgaaggtaggacccgagagggtcagttgCAGGgagcatgagctcatactttgccatgggcggtggatggccgataacgcccttggccgtgtcactatgccatgaaatggagaaagaaatttattcatttatagaaagcttacacattgatagaacgtttactcattgatagaatagtttatgctagtgaggagtgtgcctaagttaagttacctcaagggtattacagactatgatcacacttaccttaagatagacgagctctataaggtcatgtgttaggtattctgttaatgccttggttgagttgatactatgcgtgttttgcaagagtttatgttttgaaaagaggagTGTGAAAACCTGCATTCTActaagaacacatggttcgggttggaaaggacgtaatgagatcaagaagtataagtggacgataaacggttactatctgtgcttgtgtcttatgaaatcatcttctGTTGTTGTATAagataatgttatctagtagttggccttgtgcttgtgtttatgtttgattgttgatgactttctatgattgtcttgctatgacacattgacctttggtctaatgtcgagcagcaggaggatcatagacagacGTAGCAGGTATtgaagcttcttttgcattgcattgcattgggggagagtgaggagggcgaagcataacctgtgtcataccatTATATTTCGATtatgtagctcttgttatctttcgtaaactttggttgtatatgttttgttatgaggccttgtgtcctcccttgtatatttgtattttcgctgcgtagtttataactctgcatggttttaaggagttaagtcattatatatatatatatatatatatatatatatatatatatatatatatatatatatatatatatatatatatatatatatatatatatatatatatatatatatatatatatatatatatatatatatttgattaacCATACATAACATTATATATTTGTTGAATATATCAAGGCTCCACAAAATACTGCTACTCATCATGGTTTACAACTTatttcatcagaagatatcacTTAGTTTCTTTGTATTCCAGTAGCCAAGTTATATAGTTTATTATTTGGATTGTTATACAAGGGACACGTCATAGCCGGTTTGTTagcctttcttttctctctctgCACATAGCAATTGTATATATACCCCTCTTTGTCTTTtgtgtaaataataataaaaatatagaatgctttctttcttcttcttcataatGTTTTCTCCATTGATATGCTAAGCTCACCATTTCATCAGTATTGaattaattatcattaatccaaTTTATAACACAATACAACATACAAATTCTCATAAAACATTTTTTAGGCATTTAACTAGTTCGTTAATACGTTTCATcgatttattttataattacatataaaaagtctatattatttatttaattattaaaattaagctGGTATTTAGAGAGTTGATCATGAGTAAAAACTCCAAAATTTCTCTCAACTTGAGCACCGATCTTTTGATTCTCATCAAACATAGCAAATAAATATGCTTCAATTGCTTGATTGTTTCGTGGTGTACCTCGTTTCACGTGGCCAATCAAGCTCCTGTAATAAGTCCCTGCATTTTCAAAATTAGCACCCGTATCACCATCTGACGGCCACCCGCTCTCGGACACCACAATTGGCATGTTCGGAGCACCCGCATTCGCGAGCGCAACATAGACTGTGTCGAACATTGCATCAAAGAGGTTTCGGTATTCTAAATTACCATCCATAACTTGGACATCAGTTGAATTACAGAGTGCGTAGTCTAGGGGGATACTTGGGGTATAAATGTACGAAAAATAGGGGTAAATGTTGGCTAACAAAGGTGATCCGTTATTTCTAAGGAAGTTAACAATAGGATTCATGTAAGAGGAAGATGTAAAAACACCTTTAGAGGGTGGGAATCCGCTAACAATTGAATATATAACTGCTGTCGAGACTTTGATTTTACCAGCTAAGTTAGCTGATTGAAGAGCATTTTGGACATTTTGCATGGCCGGGAGAATTGACTCTTCTTCGGCATCACCAGGCATGATTTCGTTCCCAACTGCAATATATCGAAAATTGACATTTGATGCATAAGGGACTATGTTGTTTTGGACCCACCGGTTTGCAGCTGAAGGGTCCGAGCCAAGTGACCTGAGGTCGGTCCTTGAAACATCGACGATTAGGCCTATGTTTGATCCCCTTAGAGCTTGGAGAACGTGTGGATTGGGGTCATATATTCTCATATTTGCTATTCCATTGGATTTGTATAAGTGTACTACTTGATCTGGATCGGGTAAGTTGTCGCCAAGTCTTCCGTAACATACGCCAATTTGCGCCTCTGTATCACATGAAGTAAAATTAGTTGATTTTTCACTCCAATGAAATAGGAAACAATTTTATTGTTAACATATTAACTCcactaaataaattaaatacttttagCCAGTGTCATTCTTCGTATTTTAAGGTCCCAAGGCAAATAAAAGAAATAGACCTTCTCTATGGAGGGTCAATTATGGTCTTTTTAATAGATGTTTGAGAAAATAACATAGATGAACTCTATAtattgtaattataattataaatgtaGACGTCTCTAATactttttaattgataaaagaattaaccataaatagtaaatttctaagtgtCTACTTCATTAActtgaatttttaaattttgagaaTCTTCTAACTCTGGGCCCTAGACAAATGCCTACGTTGCCTAGGGTAAGAAACGACTCTGATTTTACTCTCATGATATGTTGGAAATATGGATGCATTACAAACCTCTTCATAGTTAACATTTATCATATTACACTTGAATTGAGTGGTGCATGGAATTCAAGCCTTGACCTTTCATCACGTTAAATTCTAATACCATATAACTAAACCAACTTAACCAATAAGCTATCAATTGTAGTCAAGATATATAATTGCATAGATTGTATGTTTATAAACATTATGTATGTaatctaaaaatattaatatggaAAATACAATGAAGTAACAAATTGATAATCAATAttcaaaattattaattcataTTATTTCTACTTTTAACATCTTTTGAAGCAGCATTATTGTAAATAGAATCTACATAACAATAAGAGAGAAGATTTAGCAAACCTGTTGGTTGAAGACAAGGCGAAAGTAATACAAGAAGAAGCAAAGTAGCACTGATTAGCTTCATTTTGTTAATAAATTTTGTGGCTTTATcaatgatatatttttttttttgcatgaattaCTACACATAATAATCAGTTTTTATAGGCCAAAAAGAGGGAGAGTTGTTCCATGTACGTATTAGGACTTCAGGAGCACTAGAAAAATCCACAGtctatgaaataaataaatgaaataaaataaatgaaaaaaaaaatgtacaatAGCTTAGTATTGTGGATAGATATTGTATTTCGTTGAAGAAATACCAAaagttatatttaaattatctaGCTAGCATAAATATTCTAATACCAAGAGGATTCTGGGCATCATATGTGATATTTTTGATCTAAAATTACAAAGTTAACGTTACATTTCACATGAGATAACGACTCATGTTCTACCGCTCAAAGCCACCCATGTGagtgttataaattaagattttACGTCAAAAGACTAACTTAATTACATATGCGATTCTAACCTAAGACGTTATCGGATATgagaaaataatgaattaaaactgtatatttttaagattttgatCAAGTTGTTCGCTTAACAAAACAAAGGGCACTCGTGTACGGGATGTGACTaagtatatatcattttttgGGGTTACAACCATatgcttaagcttttggttgagttgatcacttaacatggtatcagaagcctaCATGACATAATGGTTATGGGTACAAATCTCATCCACTTTTCGTTTCAAGTTGAAATATTTAGCATCATGTATGAAGGATGATTGAGATTTGAACTCGCGACTTTTTATCACGTTCGCTTttgataccatatcaaggaaccaaattaatcaaaaatttaaactgataattaaaatatgtatatactctaacagtctactaatatcaaatgaaaaaaaggAGAGTATACCTGTAAAAGGTTGGTTAATTATAGAAAAACCCTAACAAAtgttaaatcaaaattattttgttatttctgCAAATTTGAAGATTTATCACAAAGTAgttatattgttttattcaaaaaaaaaatacttatattgttattaattaCTAATGCTtacaatttttacttttagcttcTTAAAAACGTTCAAAATTGAATattgcttttaaaaaaaagataaatattttaaattaaaaaatctaccaattcattaaaaaaaaaattgcagtTAAAGCTTTAGCGATATTATATCGTTAATATGATCCCATATGCAACCACATGTGATGCAATGTGAAAAGAATGTTCGTTGGTCCCTTCGCATAACCCTTCCCTTCTCTCAAACTCTATTTAAAATTGCAGGGTCCATTGATTTTGTATTAtacaataatgtaaataaacaAGTCCCAACTCCATGTGTTGAACAAGTCCATTTCCATCGGCTAGTGGAAAATACGAAGCTTTGCCCACACTAAGCAGGAAACATTTATGATTGATGTAAATGTAATGTCTATTTTGGAAATTCACTTGTACGAAACATTTTCATCCCCTTATATTCTCACTacaatataattttcttttagtaGAATATATTTAGctctatttaatttaaaagtcactactttaaatttttaatactatatatagtggatttggtgatatttattagacccttttaACAGCATAATGAAAAATCATACTTAAGTTTTTCACAATGATGTTGGGGTAGATAAGAAAAGCAATATACTCAACAAAAACTAACAACAAACAAGGGCAAGTGTAAGATCTGGGAGAGGGGTAGACAAGAAAAGCAATATACtcaaaaaaaactaacaaatcAATTATACGTTGCTTCCCTggcaacggcgccaaaaacttgatgtgcaaattttatttaaccgcaagcgcacggtgtacgtgtagaTGCGGGTTGAACACAAGGAAGTTAggacaagaaacttgctaagttctaataattatattgctcaaagagaaaaatgtttAGTTGGTTGTTTAACTATCAAACTGAAAAATGCAATAAGAAATATGGATTAAATTAtcattagtgtctatgaaatgtcgGATAACTTACATGGTTAaacatgatcttgttaatctcaaactctcgctctgttgattaactattagatttagaccctactaattcaatgctcacacgctagttttatcgaacgaattaataagaatttaactaaaatttaccctaaagcaaagtcgAACTCAATCTCACatgctagttctattgactagacCGACAAAGCttgtttaatttagggttattagcaCAATTCAACCATTTTAATCCTAGTTTCATAGAcacattcaaaaatcaaatcatacttgacttATAGGTTCAACCCTAACCTTAGAAAATTGATTTACTCACTAATTATGGTAAAAGCAATAAATACAAACCTTAGGATGATAATAAACATGACTAAGAATGAAATTAATGACAAAttcatgaaaaacaataattaaactcCAAGAAcgcaataattaaatcaaaaagcaatgaataaagaacaataacaagtttTTATTGAAGAGAGATTAATGACAAAAATTAAAGTTCACTAAAGGAAGATTAAAACTAATACAAGGAATTTAAgactaagaaaattaaatacaataGAAAACTTACCATGCTTAAAGGAAGATTAATGATGAATttaatgaaaaactaaattaaaagctGAAATTAATtgtaaaactaataaaaaagagTAATTAAGTCTAatggaaggaagaaggagagatgaagaagaagaaagaaggggATTTTCAATCTCCCCTCTTATGCTCCCTAAAGGAGGCTTAACCTAAATGCCCCTCATTAACAactaaataaaccctaaaagttaattaaaataaagataaaataaaataatataaaattaatgtaTTGAAAAATGGGCTGCACGGATTCCAGAAGAAAACGCTTAGTTGGCGGCCATCTCCACGACaagaaagccgagtcggcttttttTGGTTGACAATTTCAGTGAACTTCAAATGATCGTCATTTCTTACTCGAttatcggaattgggcatataatatactgttggaaagctcttgaagtctagtttccaatACCACAAACCTTGTATTAATCCAATCTTTCTTTCAAAAGTTATGGCTAAAAGAGTATACATGTATTAAATTTTACCTCAAAACTTTTAAATTAATAACACCCTTctactcttttgctcattttctttatagaacATCTTCACCCGAGTTAAAATCTCCTTAATGaactccgtcatcattaaaaccattagaattatacttaaaacaatcaaaacaaaatccacatgaataaccaaaacgagtaaagtagcataaatctttaaaataatcacagaattactaacaacgactatcattaagaagtataaaataatataaataaaaatgcaaTATGCACTTATCAATATTTGAGCGTTAAATGCTCTGATAATGAAAAGTCTGAAAATTTCCTTGTATATAATATTAcacacttacacaagttacaaCTAACAAGTAGAGAAATTTCAAAAGCTTTTGtgttcttcaattttttttataattaaataataagaaaaaaaatattttgtacctaaataatttaaaagaatagaAAAGTATTTTTTCTatcttattaaaatttctatgtCACGTTAGGTTTTAGATATATTAGAACTTAGAAACGCATGAAGTATACTTCCTTCATAATTTAGTTGTCTTTTTTGGTTTGggtacaaatattaagaaaatgagaggaccacctaaaatagtagaTCCATGTGCAAtattgggtatttttaatattaaaaaatgagGAGACCACCTAAAATAATAGATCCATGTGCAATAttgagtatttttaatattaagaaaataaagagaccaccatataaaatatatgtctTAAAGGCGTGAACTGCCCAAAAGGAGATATAAAAAGAATTAGAGGAAGTATTATATAGTTAATTTTATCGTTTTAAGTTTAAAAGATAtgtggtgtatatatatatatatatatatatatatatatatatatatatatatatatatatatatatatatatatatatatatatatatatatatatatatatatatatatgttgtccTTTGTCTAAGTTTGTAATTTCTACACTTATATAATTACCATTatctaagaaaaatataattataatcaaGTAGTATTACATTTCCagtatcaaattaataaattttttagttatatattatCAATTAAATTTAGGATTTAATTGATAAGTAAGACAATTAATCATGCAAGAAGTATACTAACTTTAAATATTGTATgaagtcaaaaaaataaaatatagtgcAATGAAGTCAAAAacaattttagaatttttaaatcattaatTCCTAGAAATTGATCATTCTAATTTCTAGTAGCatagaagaacaaaaaatttaaatgtgaCGTGACGTTCACTTGAgaaatttagaatttttaaattaattttggaaagtcataaaaaaaataataataataatttacatttttgtGCGGGATATTAAATCGAAGAATATAATTTTTGgagtcaaaataataataatccatgTTCTTTTGAGTTGCCTCGAATTAAGTTACTAGGCAGGGTGATGTTTTGGGTGAAAAGCAATTTTATACTTGATGTAGCATTGCATATAGTATGTGATGACAAAGTAGATTTTTGAGcatgtaaattagtt from the Amaranthus tricolor cultivar Red isolate AtriRed21 chromosome 12, ASM2621246v1, whole genome shotgun sequence genome contains:
- the LOC130797132 gene encoding glucan endo-1,3-beta-glucosidase-like, yielding MQKKKYIIDKATKFINKMKLISATLLLLVLLSPCLQPTEAQIGVCYGRLGDNLPDPDQVVHLYKSNGIANMRIYDPNPHVLQALRGSNIGLIVDVSRTDLRSLGSDPSAANRWVQNNIVPYASNVNFRYIAVGNEIMPGDAEEESILPAMQNVQNALQSANLAGKIKVSTAVIYSIVSGFPPSKGVFTSSSYMNPIVNFLRNNGSPLLANIYPYFSYIYTPSIPLDYALCNSTDVQVMDGNLEYRNLFDAMFDTVYVALANAGAPNMPIVVSESGWPSDGDTGANFENAGTYYRSLIGHVKRGTPRNNQAIEAYLFAMFDENQKIGAQVERNFGVFTHDQLSKYQLNFNN